The Streptomyces sp. NBC_01244 genome contains a region encoding:
- a CDS encoding SDR family NAD(P)-dependent oxidoreductase — translation MTDRDDTHGPSDEGAHEGIAVIGMSGRFPGAADLAEFWANLRDGVESVTELTDAELAAAGVPRESIADPHYVRASAKFEGVDGFDAEFFGYTAREAKIMDPQHRLFLETAWEALEHAGYDPAGCEGSVGVFGGASSSAYLTNVLANMDGGEEVRGENVGLGNELAFLASRVSYKLNLKGPSFSVQTACSSSLVALHNACQSLLDYECDLALSGGVSYKVPAGTGYSYVDGGFLSPDGRIRPFDADARGTVFGNGVGVVVLKRLADALADGDTVHAVIRGSAVNNDGSLKASFTAPSIAGQASVIAEALAAADVEAESIDYVEAHGSGTLIGDSIEVAALSRAFTGAVECGLGSVKANVGHLDAAAGMAGLLKTVLSLGHGQLPPSLNFRTANPDIDFGTGPFRVRAELTDWSRSERVRRAGVSAFGFGGTNAHVVLEEAPLPAATEGSSRDCQLLTLSAFSEPALEQATRRLAESLRRYRPALADVAFTLASGRRALPFRRTLCVADLDSAVAALESVDPAVVTIGQAPAAPPEVAFLFSGQGSQYPDMGRGLYDTEPVFRAVVDECARLLTPVTGRDLREVLFPGTPADRALLRRTRWAQPALFVLEYALTRLWQSWGVEPARMLGHSLGEWVAATVSGVFGLEEALRLVSLRGELMERCGRGAMLSVVADRAEVEGALLPGLSVAAHNGPRECVVSGAVDVVERFAEVADEKQWPVRPLEVEHGFHSELMAPVVDEFTAAVARSKRSAPGVPFVSNVTGDWITDSQAQDPAYWGRQIRAAVEFTAGVQLIAQAPDTLLLEVGPGQILTAMARRTLLDTGISRTVTASLPHKRDPRGDGETIRRTLGQLWLCGVQPDWAGYHAGERRRRVPLPTYPFQRKSYWLAPVPPADRPVHHEAGPHPLLDRVALRSNGQTVFETEFSLDRHWVLAEHRLLGEAIVPGTTYLEMARAAAASHFGQPVTELFEVDFLGPLLVTESAPCTVHTTVRDLGDGRCEFAVASHDPERDVWTPHAHGRASSVSADRPDGVDLAELRSRCALHTVDLGTAQAEHRVMEFGRRWRDSLRTVHVGVHSAIGELALPEEFQADCQDLVLHPALLDLATGFGGFAVVDSVEQVRAYQADTAFFLPVGYDSLRVHAALPATGLSLIRPHTGEQPSTETRKVDVTVFDDQGNTAVEIVGFTVKRVTDPQRTVAHLRPHTRHQGLRWMPAPSGEPIRTPGGPVLIVGEPDSMASRLGARLRSDGVGVTVAELSEEWGESADGCHHVPPTVQGFEKLLAELSDGAPSRVVFVAAPADEAPTDLASLEHRLRYGAEGMLHLFQALAARDAVPDRLCVVAPEVARVTGTEPATAPVHATLFGLAKVIGLENDGTSVLCLDVDRDADPATVAGEVLGTWSVSTVALRGGQRFVSELAPVHLQDRSLPTGAQPTGAYLVTGGFGGIGLAVAQHLSRTVPGIRLALVGRTGLGPREQWDEVAATDGLLRGRIAAVREMEANGARVRCYQGDTSDPIAMERVVRDVRADLGTIGCVLHAAGVPGDGFLVRKDTETFRRTLAPKALGAVVLDLVTADEPPQLMVNFGSTASVFGVAGQGDYTAANSFLDHFAEERCARGLATVTVTWTDWLGTGMAADHGVRRDQGFFRSVEIEDAVRSLDEILAAPCPRVIVGEINYELLAGLPAEASDRLLAGAPLVLAESVRRRLVTAQGTAKRPAAPLPGPAETASVRLSGHEDGGYTETERSLAEIWARELGLTELDVNESSTSLGGDSLVALRIAQSIQKTMRVRVSMVDLFRYVTVAELGAHIDRKTGAKAVTRVADRGPVGAPPVGHAER, via the coding sequence GTGACTGACAGGGACGACACCCACGGCCCTTCGGACGAAGGCGCCCACGAGGGCATTGCCGTCATCGGCATGTCGGGGCGGTTCCCGGGCGCGGCGGACCTGGCGGAGTTCTGGGCGAACCTGCGCGACGGCGTGGAGTCGGTCACCGAGCTCACCGACGCGGAGCTGGCGGCCGCCGGCGTCCCCCGCGAGTCGATCGCCGATCCCCACTACGTCCGGGCATCGGCGAAGTTCGAGGGTGTGGACGGCTTCGACGCGGAGTTCTTCGGATACACCGCCCGCGAGGCGAAGATCATGGACCCCCAGCACCGCCTGTTCCTGGAGACCGCGTGGGAGGCCCTGGAGCACGCGGGCTACGACCCGGCCGGCTGCGAAGGCAGCGTGGGCGTCTTCGGCGGGGCGAGCAGCAGCGCGTACCTCACCAACGTCCTCGCGAACATGGACGGCGGCGAGGAGGTGCGCGGGGAGAACGTCGGACTGGGCAACGAGCTCGCCTTCCTGGCCAGCCGGGTCTCCTACAAGCTGAACCTGAAGGGCCCGAGCTTCTCCGTCCAGACCGCGTGCTCCAGCTCACTGGTCGCCCTGCACAACGCGTGCCAGAGCCTGCTCGACTACGAGTGCGACCTGGCGCTGTCGGGCGGGGTGTCCTACAAGGTGCCCGCCGGCACCGGGTACTCCTACGTCGACGGCGGCTTCCTATCTCCCGACGGGCGCATCCGGCCGTTCGACGCCGACGCGCGCGGCACGGTGTTCGGCAACGGTGTGGGCGTGGTGGTCCTCAAGCGCCTGGCCGACGCGCTCGCCGACGGTGACACGGTGCACGCGGTGATCCGGGGGTCGGCCGTCAACAACGACGGCTCGCTGAAGGCGAGTTTCACCGCTCCGAGCATCGCCGGACAGGCCTCGGTCATCGCTGAGGCCCTGGCTGCCGCGGATGTCGAAGCGGAGAGCATCGACTACGTCGAAGCCCACGGCAGCGGCACCCTGATCGGGGACTCGATCGAGGTCGCGGCGCTGTCCCGGGCCTTCACCGGCGCCGTCGAATGCGGCCTGGGCTCGGTCAAGGCGAACGTCGGCCACCTCGACGCGGCCGCCGGCATGGCCGGCCTGCTGAAGACCGTCCTGTCCTTGGGCCACGGCCAGCTTCCGCCGTCGCTGAACTTCCGCACCGCCAACCCGGACATCGACTTCGGCACCGGACCGTTCCGGGTTCGTGCCGAGCTCACCGACTGGTCCCGTTCGGAGCGGGTGCGGCGCGCCGGCGTGAGCGCCTTCGGATTCGGCGGCACCAACGCCCACGTGGTCCTGGAGGAGGCGCCGCTGCCGGCGGCCACCGAGGGCAGCTCCCGCGACTGCCAGCTTCTCACCCTCTCGGCCTTCAGCGAGCCGGCTCTGGAGCAAGCGACGCGGCGTCTGGCCGAGTCGCTGCGCCGGTACCGCCCGGCGCTGGCGGACGTCGCGTTCACCCTCGCGAGCGGGCGCCGCGCGCTCCCCTTCCGCCGCACCCTGTGCGTGGCCGACCTCGACTCGGCGGTCGCGGCGCTGGAGTCCGTCGACCCGGCCGTGGTCACGATCGGACAGGCCCCCGCGGCTCCGCCGGAGGTCGCCTTCTTGTTCAGCGGGCAGGGCTCCCAGTACCCGGACATGGGCCGGGGGTTGTACGACACCGAGCCGGTCTTCCGAGCCGTGGTCGACGAGTGCGCGCGGCTGCTGACACCGGTCACCGGCCGCGACCTCCGCGAGGTGCTGTTCCCGGGCACACCGGCCGACCGGGCGCTGCTCCGGCGGACCCGTTGGGCGCAGCCGGCGCTGTTCGTGCTCGAGTACGCGCTGACCCGGCTGTGGCAGTCCTGGGGCGTCGAGCCCGCGCGCATGCTCGGCCACAGCCTCGGCGAGTGGGTGGCCGCGACGGTGTCGGGGGTGTTCGGCCTGGAGGAGGCGCTCCGGTTGGTCTCCCTGCGGGGCGAGTTGATGGAGCGCTGCGGCCGGGGCGCCATGCTCAGTGTGGTCGCGGACCGCGCCGAGGTCGAAGGGGCCCTGCTGCCCGGTCTGAGCGTCGCGGCCCACAACGGCCCCCGCGAGTGCGTCGTCTCCGGCGCCGTCGACGTGGTGGAGCGGTTCGCCGAGGTCGCGGACGAGAAGCAGTGGCCAGTCCGGCCGCTGGAGGTCGAGCACGGCTTCCACTCCGAGCTCATGGCACCCGTGGTCGACGAGTTCACGGCCGCCGTCGCCCGCAGCAAGCGCTCAGCGCCCGGGGTGCCGTTCGTCTCCAACGTCACCGGCGACTGGATCACGGACAGCCAGGCTCAGGACCCGGCGTACTGGGGCCGCCAGATCCGGGCCGCCGTGGAGTTCACGGCCGGCGTCCAGCTGATCGCCCAGGCGCCTGACACCCTCCTCCTGGAGGTCGGTCCGGGGCAGATCCTCACGGCGATGGCCCGCCGGACCCTGCTGGACACCGGTATCTCCCGTACCGTTACGGCGTCCCTGCCGCACAAGCGGGATCCCCGCGGCGACGGGGAAACGATCCGTCGCACCTTGGGGCAGCTCTGGCTGTGCGGCGTCCAACCGGACTGGGCCGGCTACCACGCCGGCGAGCGACGCCGCCGGGTGCCGCTGCCGACCTACCCCTTCCAGCGGAAGAGCTACTGGCTCGCCCCCGTGCCCCCGGCCGACCGGCCCGTCCACCACGAGGCCGGCCCGCACCCCCTGCTCGACCGGGTCGCGCTGCGTTCGAACGGTCAGACTGTGTTCGAGACCGAGTTCTCGCTCGACCGGCACTGGGTACTGGCCGAGCACCGTCTGCTCGGCGAGGCGATCGTCCCCGGGACCACCTACCTGGAGATGGCGCGGGCAGCTGCCGCGTCCCACTTCGGACAGCCGGTCACCGAGCTCTTCGAGGTGGACTTCCTCGGGCCGCTGCTGGTGACCGAGTCGGCTCCGTGCACCGTCCACACGACCGTCCGGGACCTCGGCGACGGCCGGTGCGAGTTCGCCGTCGCGAGCCATGACCCGGAGCGGGACGTCTGGACTCCGCACGCACACGGCAGGGCTTCCTCGGTCTCCGCCGACCGGCCGGACGGGGTGGACCTCGCCGAACTGCGCTCCCGCTGCGCGCTCCATACGGTCGACCTCGGTACCGCCCAGGCGGAGCACCGGGTCATGGAATTCGGCCGGCGGTGGCGGGACAGCTTGCGGACGGTCCACGTGGGCGTGCACAGCGCGATCGGCGAGCTCGCCCTGCCCGAGGAGTTCCAGGCCGACTGCCAGGATCTCGTCCTGCACCCGGCCCTGCTCGACCTGGCCACCGGCTTCGGCGGGTTCGCCGTCGTCGACTCGGTGGAGCAGGTGCGCGCCTACCAGGCCGACACCGCCTTCTTCCTCCCCGTCGGCTACGACAGCCTCCGCGTCCACGCGGCCCTCCCTGCGACTGGCCTCAGCCTGATCCGCCCGCACACGGGGGAACAGCCCAGCACCGAGACCCGCAAGGTCGACGTCACAGTCTTCGACGACCAGGGCAACACCGCCGTCGAGATCGTCGGGTTCACCGTCAAGCGGGTGACCGACCCTCAGCGGACGGTCGCCCACCTGCGCCCGCACACCCGGCACCAGGGGCTGCGGTGGATGCCGGCGCCCTCCGGCGAGCCGATCCGGACGCCCGGTGGCCCCGTGCTGATCGTCGGGGAGCCCGACAGCATGGCGTCCCGGCTCGGCGCCCGGCTGCGCTCTGACGGCGTGGGGGTGACGGTCGCCGAACTCTCCGAGGAGTGGGGCGAGTCGGCGGACGGCTGCCACCACGTCCCACCCACCGTCCAGGGGTTCGAGAAGCTGCTCGCCGAGCTGTCTGACGGCGCGCCCTCCCGGGTGGTCTTCGTGGCCGCCCCCGCGGACGAGGCCCCGACCGACCTGGCATCGCTGGAACACCGGCTGCGCTACGGCGCCGAAGGCATGCTGCACTTGTTCCAGGCCCTGGCCGCGAGGGACGCCGTGCCGGACCGCCTCTGCGTGGTGGCTCCCGAGGTGGCCCGGGTGACCGGGACGGAGCCGGCGACCGCCCCGGTGCACGCGACGCTGTTCGGCCTCGCGAAGGTGATCGGCCTGGAGAACGACGGCACGAGCGTGCTCTGCCTCGACGTCGACCGGGACGCCGACCCCGCCACCGTGGCCGGTGAAGTACTCGGAACATGGAGCGTCTCGACCGTGGCCCTGCGCGGCGGACAGCGCTTCGTCAGCGAGCTGGCGCCGGTCCACCTCCAGGACCGGTCGCTGCCGACCGGGGCACAGCCCACCGGCGCCTATCTGGTGACCGGCGGCTTCGGCGGGATCGGGCTGGCCGTCGCCCAGCACCTCAGCCGGACCGTTCCGGGCATCCGGCTGGCCCTGGTGGGCCGCACCGGGCTGGGCCCCCGCGAGCAGTGGGACGAGGTCGCCGCGACGGACGGACTTCTTCGTGGCCGGATCGCCGCGGTGCGGGAGATGGAGGCCAACGGTGCCCGGGTGCGCTGCTACCAGGGGGACACCAGCGACCCCATCGCGATGGAGCGGGTGGTGCGCGACGTCCGGGCCGACCTCGGGACGATCGGCTGTGTCCTGCACGCCGCAGGAGTCCCCGGCGACGGCTTCCTAGTCCGCAAGGACACGGAGACGTTCCGCCGCACGCTGGCCCCCAAGGCCCTGGGCGCCGTCGTCCTGGACCTGGTGACCGCCGACGAACCGCCACAGCTCATGGTGAACTTCGGGTCGACCGCCTCGGTCTTCGGGGTCGCGGGGCAGGGTGACTACACTGCGGCCAACAGCTTCCTCGACCACTTCGCCGAGGAGCGCTGCGCCCGGGGCCTCGCGACCGTCACCGTGACCTGGACGGACTGGCTCGGCACCGGCATGGCGGCCGACCACGGCGTCCGCCGTGACCAGGGCTTCTTCCGGTCGGTCGAGATCGAGGACGCGGTCCGCAGCCTGGACGAGATCCTCGCCGCACCCTGCCCCCGGGTCATCGTCGGTGAGATCAACTACGAGTTGCTCGCCGGTCTGCCGGCAGAAGCCTCGGACCGGCTGCTGGCCGGCGCCCCGCTGGTCCTGGCCGAGTCCGTGCGGCGCCGCCTGGTCACCGCGCAAGGGACGGCCAAGCGTCCGGCGGCCCCGCTCCCGGGGCCAGCCGAGACGGCCAGCGTGCGGCTGTCGGGCCACGAGGACGGCGGCTACACCGAGACCGAGCGCAGTCTGGCGGAGATCTGGGCCAGGGAGCTCGGACTCACCGAGCTCGACGTCAACGAGAGCTCGACCTCGCTCGGCGGCGACTCCCTGGTGGCGCTCCGGATCGCCCAGAGCATCCAGAAGACCATGCGGGTCAGGGTCTCGAT
- a CDS encoding type I polyketide synthase, producing MSEQQLPELGPKAEDGLEAEDGLEAEDGLDIAIVGMGGRFPRAGTVDQFWQNLRAGVCAATEFSEQELLDRGVPASVLADPGFVPVGYPLEDSDKFDAAFFGYSPREAELMDPQHRVLLECAWAALESSGHDPQRYDGLIGVYAGAGNNTYLLRNIASHPDAIEVMGGNQLVIGNRSDFLTTRVSYKLGLRGPSLNVQSACSTSLVAVAQASQALLSYQCDIALAGGVGIDAMRRDGYVYRPDGIFSSDGLCRTFDEKANGTVGGEGVGMVVLKRLQDAIADRDHIHAVIKGSAVNNDGAERAGFSAPSSASQAEVIATALATADVEPGTVRFVETHGTATALGDPIEVKALSSVYTGLSAAHCALGSVKSNIGHLDSAAGVAGLIKTVLAVEHAEIPPTLHFERPNPRLGLTDSPFYVNTELMPWPADASPRRAAVSSFGLGGTNAHVVIEQAPAVAPTGADLKDEREQLLVLSAATPEALDTTTDRLRDHLRSHPGLRLADVAHTLQQGRRAMPHRRVAVCEDVDDALNVLDAPDGGRLLTGTAPDLAHRPVAFMFTGFGAQYPGMARGLREDEPVFRDALARCAELLEPMLGQNILDVMYPAADTSSPGHAQDESSDVLHRMLIQPTRSEHPLDQPQLGYPAMFALEYALAELWESWGVRPDAMIGHSLGEYVVACRAGVLTLEDALHLVVERARLIEEQGEGAMVAVPLTEEEALRLTDDEVTLAAVNGPQTCVLSGSLPGIDRLEAELTAAGIAFRRLTSRYAFHSPLMEPVIEPYTDLVRKVRLNPPTTPFISNVTGTWITDEQATDPAYWASHMRRTVRFAAGITTLWADPDFAMVEIGPGQTLSTGALQHPDGPVGAARTVVPSLPGLFDRQTDRATMLLGAAKLWTAGREHPFPVSATARRVPLPTYPFERRAYWLEPAVAVSERSTAKRRADMSDWFYAPSWTRLGPNPGPLPAESGADVRCRLVFADRTGLGRALADRLRAAGERVAVVTADDAWAETAADEYTLDPSRADHYPRLAAALKSADTIPDRVLHCWSVGDDAGYTGTAEGAERLLDLGFRSVLRWAQATESDLIGRPQRWDVVSTEVYSVTGDEPLCPPKASLQGVCKVLPQEYPPLTCTLVDVVLEPSSIDSLADRVLTELNGPAADQTLALRRTHRWAPAYQPQSLPQRTGAALDKGVYLVTGGLGRIGLVVARVLAERTRGHLVLLGRTALPPRSEWAAPGHSDETRALFDAIAELEDLGSGVTVLAADVGDFVRMREVRDEILAAHGRITGVVHCAGTTGAAAHRVVADLGTEEASWHFGPKLAGSYVLQEILADQELEFAVLCSSISAVLGGLGFAAYSAANAVLDAFAQAHHRPGQPWTSLNWDAWDFAERAVPGAGIGESVQEFALSPADGRAVFEALLDATPQAQLMVSTGDLTLRYREWVNPMATATSTTQRHERPNLRNPFVAPEGDMEQRVAAVWQELLNVENVGANDNFFELGGSSLIGLQVVHRLRQELKLTVPLTVVYEGPTLRTLGRIIEELMGAEQ from the coding sequence ATGAGTGAACAGCAGCTCCCGGAGCTCGGCCCCAAAGCGGAGGACGGCCTCGAAGCGGAGGACGGCCTCGAAGCGGAGGACGGCCTCGACATAGCGATCGTCGGCATGGGCGGCCGGTTCCCGCGGGCGGGCACCGTCGACCAGTTCTGGCAGAACCTGCGGGCGGGTGTATGCGCGGCCACCGAGTTCAGCGAGCAGGAGCTCCTGGACCGGGGTGTCCCTGCGTCCGTTCTGGCTGACCCGGGCTTCGTACCGGTCGGCTACCCGCTGGAGGACAGCGACAAGTTCGACGCCGCCTTCTTCGGCTACTCACCACGCGAAGCCGAGCTGATGGACCCTCAGCACCGCGTCCTCCTCGAATGCGCCTGGGCCGCACTCGAGAGCTCGGGGCACGATCCCCAGCGCTACGATGGGCTGATCGGCGTGTACGCCGGTGCGGGGAACAACACCTACCTACTCCGCAACATCGCCTCACACCCCGACGCGATCGAGGTCATGGGCGGCAACCAGCTGGTGATCGGCAACCGCTCCGACTTCCTCACCACCCGGGTGTCGTACAAGCTCGGTCTCAGGGGCCCGAGCCTCAACGTCCAGTCCGCCTGTTCGACCTCGCTGGTGGCCGTGGCCCAGGCGAGCCAGGCGCTGCTGAGCTACCAGTGCGACATCGCGCTCGCCGGCGGAGTCGGCATCGACGCGATGCGCCGCGACGGGTATGTCTACCGGCCCGACGGCATCTTCTCCTCGGACGGGCTGTGCCGCACGTTCGACGAGAAGGCGAACGGCACCGTGGGCGGCGAGGGCGTCGGCATGGTCGTCCTCAAGCGCTTGCAGGACGCCATCGCCGACCGCGATCACATCCACGCGGTCATCAAGGGCTCGGCCGTCAACAACGACGGTGCCGAGCGCGCCGGTTTCAGCGCACCGAGCTCGGCGTCGCAGGCCGAGGTGATCGCCACCGCACTGGCCACCGCCGACGTGGAGCCGGGCACCGTGCGCTTCGTCGAGACCCACGGCACGGCCACCGCGCTCGGTGACCCGATCGAGGTGAAGGCGCTCTCCTCGGTCTACACCGGGCTGTCCGCAGCGCACTGCGCGCTCGGCTCGGTCAAGTCCAACATCGGGCACCTGGACTCCGCCGCCGGCGTCGCCGGCCTGATCAAGACGGTGCTCGCCGTCGAGCACGCGGAGATCCCCCCGACCCTGCACTTCGAACGCCCCAACCCCCGGCTCGGTCTCACCGACAGCCCCTTCTACGTCAACACCGAGCTGATGCCCTGGCCGGCCGACGCGAGCCCGAGGCGCGCCGCGGTCAGCTCCTTCGGACTCGGCGGGACGAACGCGCACGTCGTCATCGAGCAGGCGCCCGCCGTCGCGCCGACGGGGGCGGACCTCAAGGACGAGCGCGAGCAGCTGCTGGTGCTGTCGGCCGCCACTCCGGAGGCCCTCGACACCACCACCGACCGGCTGCGCGACCACCTCCGGAGTCACCCCGGCCTCCGTCTCGCCGACGTCGCCCACACCCTTCAGCAGGGCCGGCGCGCGATGCCCCACCGACGGGTGGCGGTGTGCGAGGACGTCGACGACGCGCTGAACGTGCTCGACGCTCCGGACGGCGGCCGTCTGCTGACCGGGACGGCCCCGGACCTGGCACACCGCCCGGTCGCGTTCATGTTCACCGGTTTCGGCGCGCAGTACCCGGGCATGGCCCGGGGCCTGCGCGAGGACGAGCCGGTCTTCCGTGACGCCCTCGCGCGCTGCGCCGAGCTGCTCGAACCCATGCTCGGGCAGAACATCCTCGACGTCATGTACCCGGCCGCCGATACCTCCTCGCCTGGCCACGCGCAGGACGAGTCCTCGGACGTCCTTCACCGGATGCTGATCCAGCCGACGCGCAGCGAGCATCCGCTCGACCAGCCGCAACTGGGCTACCCCGCCATGTTCGCCCTGGAGTACGCACTGGCCGAACTCTGGGAGTCGTGGGGGGTGCGACCCGACGCGATGATCGGGCACAGCCTCGGCGAGTACGTGGTCGCCTGTCGCGCCGGAGTCCTCACCCTGGAGGACGCGCTGCACCTGGTGGTGGAGCGGGCCCGCCTGATCGAGGAGCAGGGCGAGGGCGCGATGGTGGCCGTACCCCTCACGGAGGAGGAGGCCCTGCGTCTCACCGACGACGAGGTGACCCTTGCCGCCGTGAACGGGCCGCAGACCTGTGTGCTTTCCGGGAGCCTGCCGGGCATCGACCGGCTTGAGGCCGAGCTCACCGCCGCGGGCATCGCGTTCCGCCGCCTGACCAGCCGGTACGCGTTCCACTCCCCGCTCATGGAGCCCGTGATCGAGCCGTACACCGACCTGGTGCGCAAGGTCCGGCTCAACCCGCCCACCACGCCGTTCATCTCCAACGTGACCGGCACCTGGATCACCGACGAGCAGGCCACCGACCCCGCCTACTGGGCCTCCCACATGCGTCGTACCGTCCGGTTCGCCGCGGGCATCACGACCCTGTGGGCCGATCCCGACTTCGCCATGGTGGAGATCGGCCCCGGCCAGACGCTGAGCACCGGCGCCCTCCAGCACCCCGACGGTCCGGTCGGCGCCGCCCGAACAGTCGTCCCCTCGCTCCCCGGTCTGTTCGACCGGCAGACTGACCGGGCCACGATGCTCCTCGGCGCCGCGAAGCTGTGGACTGCCGGGCGCGAACACCCCTTCCCGGTCTCCGCCACGGCCCGTCGGGTTCCGCTGCCGACCTATCCGTTCGAGCGTCGGGCCTACTGGCTGGAGCCGGCGGTCGCCGTCTCCGAGCGGTCCACCGCCAAGCGGCGGGCCGACATGTCCGACTGGTTCTACGCACCGTCCTGGACCAGGCTCGGACCGAACCCCGGCCCGCTGCCCGCGGAGTCGGGAGCCGACGTCCGGTGCCGGCTCGTCTTCGCCGACCGCACCGGCCTGGGCCGGGCCCTGGCCGACCGCCTGCGGGCAGCAGGTGAGCGGGTGGCCGTCGTGACGGCCGACGACGCCTGGGCCGAGACGGCGGCGGACGAGTACACGCTCGACCCGTCCCGCGCCGACCACTATCCCCGGCTCGCCGCGGCGCTCAAGTCGGCGGACACGATCCCCGACCGGGTGCTGCACTGCTGGAGCGTGGGGGACGACGCCGGATACACCGGCACGGCCGAGGGCGCCGAGCGCCTTCTCGACCTGGGCTTCCGCAGTGTGCTGCGCTGGGCGCAGGCCACCGAGTCGGACCTGATCGGCCGCCCCCAGCGCTGGGACGTCGTCTCCACCGAGGTGTACTCGGTGACCGGCGACGAACCCCTGTGTCCGCCGAAGGCCTCGCTCCAGGGTGTCTGCAAGGTACTCCCTCAGGAGTACCCGCCGCTGACCTGCACCCTCGTCGACGTGGTCCTGGAGCCCAGCTCCATCGATTCGCTGGCCGACCGGGTGCTCACCGAGCTCAACGGCCCGGCCGCAGACCAAACGCTCGCGCTGCGCCGTACCCACCGCTGGGCTCCCGCCTACCAGCCGCAGTCGCTGCCTCAGCGCACGGGAGCGGCCCTCGACAAGGGGGTCTACCTGGTGACCGGCGGGCTCGGCCGAATCGGCCTGGTGGTCGCCCGGGTGCTGGCCGAACGCACCCGCGGACACCTGGTCCTGCTCGGCCGCACAGCTCTGCCGCCACGATCCGAATGGGCCGCCCCCGGGCACTCCGACGAGACCCGGGCGCTCTTCGACGCCATCGCCGAACTGGAGGACCTTGGTTCCGGAGTGACGGTCCTCGCCGCCGACGTCGGCGATTTCGTCCGGATGCGCGAGGTCCGTGACGAGATCCTCGCCGCGCATGGCCGGATCACCGGTGTGGTGCACTGCGCCGGGACTACCGGTGCCGCGGCACACCGAGTGGTCGCCGACCTCGGTACCGAGGAGGCGTCCTGGCACTTCGGACCCAAGCTGGCCGGTTCCTACGTCCTTCAGGAGATCCTGGCGGACCAGGAGCTGGAGTTCGCGGTCTTGTGCTCCTCGATCTCCGCCGTCCTGGGAGGCCTCGGCTTCGCCGCCTACAGCGCCGCCAACGCGGTGCTCGACGCCTTCGCGCAGGCTCACCACCGGCCGGGCCAGCCCTGGACCAGCCTGAACTGGGACGCCTGGGACTTCGCGGAGCGAGCCGTCCCCGGCGCTGGCATCGGTGAGTCCGTCCAGGAGTTCGCCCTGTCCCCGGCCGACGGCCGAGCGGTGTTCGAGGCCCTGCTCGACGCCACACCGCAGGCTCAGCTGATGGTGTCCACCGGTGATCTGACGCTGCGGTACCGGGAGTGGGTGAACCCGATGGCGACCGCCACCTCCACCACCCAACGGCACGAACGACCCAACCTGCGCAATCCGTTCGTCGCCCCGGAGGGCGACATGGAGCAGCGGGTCGCCGCGGTCTGGCAGGAGCTCCTCAACGTCGAGAACGTCGGAGCGAACGACAACTTCTTCGAACTCGGCGGGAGCTCGCTGATCGGACTCCAGGTGGTCCACCGGCTGCGCCAGGAACTGAAGCTGACGGTGCCGCTGACCGTGGTCTACGAGGGTCCGACGCTCCGCACCCTGGGCCGGATCATCGAGGAACTCATGGGGGCAGAGCAGTGA